The DNA region CGATCATTTTCTACGATAACGACTTTGAGGTCTTCATCGACCCCGACCGCGACAACCACCAGTACGCAGAGCTCGAGGTGAATGCGTTGAATACAGTGTGGGATTTGGCTCTGGTGAAACCGTATCGAGACGGTGGTCCCGCAGTGCACGGCTGGGACATTGCCGGGTTGAAAACCGCAGTGGCCCTCGATGGTACGTTGAATGATCCATCGGACGAAGATAGGGGCTGGTCGGTGGAGATCGCTATTCCGCATCATGCGCTCAAGGAGCTGGCCAAGGGGAACTTCCCACCGCTGCCGGGCGATCGCTGGAAAGTAAACTTCTCGCGGGTGCAATGGAGCCTCGAGCCGGATGCCACTAATCCGCACGGCTACCGCAAACAAACCGATGCCAAGACCGGCAAGCCCAAGTCGGAGCACAACTGGGTGTGGTCGCCGCAGGGGATTGTGAACATGCACTACCCGGAACGCTGGGGAGTGGTGGAGTTCGCCGATGGTTCTGCTGATGAATTGGTTCAGATCACCGAGGATGAGCGGGTGGTCGATGTGTTGATGGCCCATTATTACCAGGCGCGCGCGGCGCAGGTGCCGGGAGTGAAGCCGAAGCCACTCGATCTGGAGCTGCCTCAAGGCTGGACGTTGCGGCCAATGAAGCGCTTTGGTTTTGGCTTTGTCATTGCCGCGGAGAAGGACGGCCAGATCATCGCTGTCGATCACCAAGGGCGCATCTCGCGTGGACCTCAAAGCCCTAAGAAATAATGCATTGGATCGACTGGGCATTTTTGGCGGGGATTGTGGTTTTGGTTTTAGGTGTCGGGGTCGGCGCCAAGCACTTCATGAACTCGGTGGCGGACTTCCTCGTCGCCGGGCGGACGGCGGGGCGCTACATGATGGCGGTGTCCGGGGCGATGGCTGCGATCGGAGCGATCAGCATTGTCTCGCAGTTTGAGATGAACCTGGAGGCCGGCTTTGCGCTGGCGTGGTGGGATGTGCTCAGCGGGGTGGTGATTTTGCTCATCGCTGCGAGTGGCTGGGTGCGTTACCGCTTCCGGCAGACGCGCTGTCTGACCTTGGCGGAGTTTTTGGAACGTCGGTACTCGCGTGGGTTCCGCATCTTTACTGGTGCGGTTGGGTTTGGCGCGGGCTTGTTGAACTTCGGGATCTTCCCGGCGGTTGGGACGCGGTTCTTCATCCACTTTCTGGGGATCCCTCCGAGCTATCAGTGGTTGGGAATTGAATGGCCGACCTATGCCGTGCTGATGGCGGGGTTGATTGGCGCGGCCTTGTTTCTTGTGTTGCAGGGCGGGCAGGTCAGTGTGCTGATCACGGACTTCCTGCAGGGGGTGTTTGCCAATGTGGTGTTCGTGGCGACGGCGGGCTTTTTGTTGGTAACGATCCCATGGACTGAGGTGGCGGATGTACTGACCCAAGTGCCGGCCGGGCATTCGAAGACCAACCCGTTCGACACCGGCGAAGTGAAGACCTTCAACTTCTGGTTCATGCTGATCGGGCTCTTCGGGCTGGTTTACAATGCAATGAGCTGGCAGGGCGAGCAGGCGTACAACGCGTCGGCGGAATCAGCGCACGAGACCAAGATGGCGCAGATCCTTGGACTGTGGCGGGAGTTGCCCAAGATGTTGCTCGTGTTTCTCGTTCCGATTCTGGTCTTTGTGG from Sulfuriroseicoccus oceanibius includes:
- a CDS encoding carbohydrate-binding family 9-like protein, whose translation is MNILRPTGMALMAMGLARADVPMPDYRLDVPVPAGELAPQVYRAQKSAQPVVVDGKADDGVWQTAEWTADYIDIEGESKPKPWHRTRCKMAWDDRYFYVFAEMDEPHLWATLTKRDSIIFYDNDFEVFIDPDRDNHQYAELEVNALNTVWDLALVKPYRDGGPAVHGWDIAGLKTAVALDGTLNDPSDEDRGWSVEIAIPHHALKELAKGNFPPLPGDRWKVNFSRVQWSLEPDATNPHGYRKQTDAKTGKPKSEHNWVWSPQGIVNMHYPERWGVVEFADGSADELVQITEDERVVDVLMAHYYQARAAQVPGVKPKPLDLELPQGWTLRPMKRFGFGFVIAAEKDGQIIAVDHQGRISRGPQSPKK